A section of the Malania oleifera isolate guangnan ecotype guangnan chromosome 2, ASM2987363v1, whole genome shotgun sequence genome encodes:
- the LOC131149374 gene encoding trihelix transcription factor ENAP1-like isoform X2 encodes MPTMDDGTDTPPPAAALPSRQSHPLPFREDCWSEDATHTLIEAWGDRHLELNRGNLRQKHWQEVADAVNARHGHVKKARRTDVQCKNRIDTLKKKYKIEKARVLESGGTLTSQWPFYATLDALIGSSVPAKKPLPPVNRKTSPLPVLPPMALIPVGPRSKRPATATATAAVDDSFFRQSFSAVAAAAAAMEAAEAGGSGSESSRSSLGSRQRGREGEREGYRELARAIERFGQIYERVEGAKQMQMIELEKQRMQFAKDLEFQRMQLFVDTQVQLEKIKRAKGSARGDNYL; translated from the coding sequence ATGCCGACAATGGACGACGGCACGGACACACCGCCGCCGGCCGCTGCGCTTCCGTCACGGCAGTCCCACCCGTTGCCCTTCCGCGAAGACTGCTGGAGCGAAGACGCCACCCACACCCTCATCGAAGCCTGGGGCGACCGTCATCTCGAGCTCAACAGAGGAAACCTCCGTCAGAAACACTGGCAAGAAGTCGCCGACGCCGTCAACGCCCGGCACGGCCACGTCAAGAAAGCTCGCCGCACCGACGTCCAATGTAAGAACCGCATAGACACGCTTAAGAAGAAGTATAAGATCgagaaagctagggttttggagTCAGGGGGAACCCTAACCAGCCAGTGGCCCTTCTACGCTACCCTCGACGCGCTGATAGGATCCTCTGTTCCGGCGAAGAAGCCCTTGCCGCCGGTTAATCGGAAAACCTCGCCGTTGCCCGTTCTGCCGCCAATGGCATTGATTCCGGTCGGCCCACGTTCGAAAAGGCCGGCCACGGCGACGGCGACGGCCGCCGTCGACGACTCTTTCTTCCGTCAGAGCTTCTCCGCTGTTGCTGCTGCGGCAGCGGCAATGGAGGCGGCGGAAGCGGGGGGTTCGGGATCGGAATCGTCGAGGTCGAGTTTGGGAAGTCGGCAGCGGGGCAGGGAGGGAGAGAGGGAGGGGTACAGGGAGCTGGCACGGGCGATAGAGAGGTTTGGGCAGATATATGAGAGAGTGGAGGGAGCGAAGCAGATGCAGATGATTGAGTTGGAGAAACAGAGGATGCAGTTTGCGAAGGATTTGGAGTTTCAACGAATGCAGCTGTTTGTGGACACTCAAGTTCAGCTTGAAAAAATTAAGCGGGCAAAGGGATCGGCCAGAGGCG
- the LOC131149374 gene encoding trihelix transcription factor ENAP1-like isoform X1, translating into MPTMDDGTDTPPPAAALPSRQSHPLPFREDCWSEDATHTLIEAWGDRHLELNRGNLRQKHWQEVADAVNARHGHVKKARRTDVQCKNRIDTLKKKYKIEKARVLESGGTLTSQWPFYATLDALIGSSVPAKKPLPPVNRKTSPLPVLPPMALIPVGPRSKRPATATATAAVDDSFFRQSFSAVAAAAAAMEAAEAGGSGSESSRSSLGSRQRGREGEREGYRELARAIERFGQIYERVEGAKQMQMIELEKQRMQFAKDLEFQRMQLFVDTQVQLEKIKRAKGSARGGL; encoded by the coding sequence ATGCCGACAATGGACGACGGCACGGACACACCGCCGCCGGCCGCTGCGCTTCCGTCACGGCAGTCCCACCCGTTGCCCTTCCGCGAAGACTGCTGGAGCGAAGACGCCACCCACACCCTCATCGAAGCCTGGGGCGACCGTCATCTCGAGCTCAACAGAGGAAACCTCCGTCAGAAACACTGGCAAGAAGTCGCCGACGCCGTCAACGCCCGGCACGGCCACGTCAAGAAAGCTCGCCGCACCGACGTCCAATGTAAGAACCGCATAGACACGCTTAAGAAGAAGTATAAGATCgagaaagctagggttttggagTCAGGGGGAACCCTAACCAGCCAGTGGCCCTTCTACGCTACCCTCGACGCGCTGATAGGATCCTCTGTTCCGGCGAAGAAGCCCTTGCCGCCGGTTAATCGGAAAACCTCGCCGTTGCCCGTTCTGCCGCCAATGGCATTGATTCCGGTCGGCCCACGTTCGAAAAGGCCGGCCACGGCGACGGCGACGGCCGCCGTCGACGACTCTTTCTTCCGTCAGAGCTTCTCCGCTGTTGCTGCTGCGGCAGCGGCAATGGAGGCGGCGGAAGCGGGGGGTTCGGGATCGGAATCGTCGAGGTCGAGTTTGGGAAGTCGGCAGCGGGGCAGGGAGGGAGAGAGGGAGGGGTACAGGGAGCTGGCACGGGCGATAGAGAGGTTTGGGCAGATATATGAGAGAGTGGAGGGAGCGAAGCAGATGCAGATGATTGAGTTGGAGAAACAGAGGATGCAGTTTGCGAAGGATTTGGAGTTTCAACGAATGCAGCTGTTTGTGGACACTCAAGTTCAGCTTGAAAAAATTAAGCGGGCAAAGGGATCGGCCAGAGGCG